TTTCCAACATCAGTTCGCAGAAGCAGCTCATTTCCCGCAACGCCAGGGGTATCCGCCGCGACACCGACTCGTTCTGCTTTCTGAATCTTCAGGTCAGAGGTTCATGCCGCGTCGTGCAGGCGAAGCGGGAGACGGTGACGAACCCGGGCGAATTCAGCATCGTGGATTCGACCGAGCCCTTTCTGCACGACTATTTCACCGATGAATGGGAGATGCATTCCTTCAAGATCCCGAAGCGGGTTCTCGATACGCATATGGACGTCCGGCACGACTGCGTGGCCCGGAAGGTGACGGACCGGACACCCGTCGGAAAGATCGCCATCGACTATCTCACGGCCATCGCGAGAAACCCGCAAAGCCTTACCGGCAACGCGATCGACCTGAACAAGATCATGGTCGATCTCATAGGACTGTCGCTGGGCCGGGCGGAGGACATGCACGAAGGGCGCAAGAAGAGCTGGAGAGCGGGGCTCTGCCACTCCATCCTCAGCTACATCGAGCTGAACTTTGCCGATCCCGAGCTGACGCCGTCGAAGGTTGCGGCGCATTTCGGCATATCCACGCGCTACCTTCACATGATCATGGAGGAGCGCGACGAGACCTTCGGCCAGAGCCTGCTGAGGAAGCGCCTCGAGCGGAGCGCGCAAAATCTGCTCGACGAGCGCTGCGTCAACATATCGGACGCGGCGTTCAGGGCTGGCTTCAACGACCTGTCCCACTTCAGCCGGGTCTTCCGGCAGCATTATGGGATGTCGCCTCGCGAATACCGGAACTCCCTCTCGGGTTCCGAGAACCGGCCGCTGATTTGATTGGGGCCGCATGCCCGGCCTGCTCGCACAGGCCGGGCATGCGTGTCCCGTATCACATGCCGGTCATGCCGCCATCGATCGTGTACATGCTCCCGGTGATGTAGGACGCCTTGTCCGACGCGAGGAAGAGAACCAGGTCGGCGATCTCCTCGGGCTCGGCATAGCGCTTGAGGCCGGTGAGATTCTCGAACTGTCCCTTCACCGCGACCGGATCGGTGGCCGATATGCCCGCCTCGATTTCCCGCATCATGCGCGTCTCGACCGGCCCGGGGCAGACCGCATTGACGCGGACCTTGGAGGCGGCGACCTCCGCGGCCGCGGCCCGTGTGAGCCCGATCACCGCATGTTTGGAGGCGGTGTAGACGCCGAGCGAATGGAAGCCGATGAGTCCGGCCATCGAGGACGTGTTCACCACAGCCCCGCCCCCTTGGGCGATCATTTCGCGCAGCACGTATTTCAGGCCGAAGAAGCAGCCCTTCACGTTGACGTCGAGAATCTTGTCGAGCGTATCGGCGTCGGTGTCGATCAGCAGGCCTGTCTTGCCCTCGACGCCGGCATTGTTGAAGAAGACGTCGATGCGTCCGAACTTTGCCTTTGTCGCCGCGACGAAGCTCTCCACTTCGCTTTCCTTGGAGACGTCGGCCGCGATCAGGACGCAGCGGTCGGGGTCCAGTGTCAGTTCCCTGGCCATCGTGTCGAGAGACGGCTGAGCCAGATCGATGAGCACCAGCTTGGCGCCCTGTTCGAAGAACGCTTTCGTCGCGGCCTTGCCGATGCCGCCGGCAGCGCCGGTGATGAGGACTGTCTTGTCTTTGAATTCCATGGCTTTGCTCCGGTTTTCTGGTCGCGCGGGTGCGGGCGGACGTTGCGCCGGCTTCCCGCCGTCGATCCGAAAGCCCTTGCACGCCGCGAAGGTGGGTTCGCCCGCTGCGGAACAGGGGCGGTGAAGTCGCTGCTGTTCGGCGCGCCTGGCCGGCTGACAAGGCGCGTCGCGACAGGTCTCAGGAAGCCTGCGTGAACTCGGTGAACTTCACCTTGTATTCGACGTCGCGTCGGCTGAACTTCCAGGCGCCGTCTTCGAGTTCGAGCCAGTCGTGGTAGACGCAGATGCTGCCCTCGGCCTTGCCGTCCTTGACGCAGAAGAACTGCAGATAGGCTTTCTGCCGCGCGGTGTTTCCGTCGAAGTCGATGACTTCGT
The Mesorhizobium australicum genome window above contains:
- a CDS encoding helix-turn-helix domain-containing protein; protein product: MRTFDLKQIDSSTRFGFWREVLCNVYVALDSEPVSRREFVGAVTEHPFSDFSVSNISSQKQLISRNARGIRRDTDSFCFLNLQVRGSCRVVQAKRETVTNPGEFSIVDSTEPFLHDYFTDEWEMHSFKIPKRVLDTHMDVRHDCVARKVTDRTPVGKIAIDYLTAIARNPQSLTGNAIDLNKIMVDLIGLSLGRAEDMHEGRKKSWRAGLCHSILSYIELNFADPELTPSKVAAHFGISTRYLHMIMEERDETFGQSLLRKRLERSAQNLLDERCVNISDAAFRAGFNDLSHFSRVFRQHYGMSPREYRNSLSGSENRPLI
- a CDS encoding SDR family NAD(P)-dependent oxidoreductase, with the protein product MEFKDKTVLITGAAGGIGKAATKAFFEQGAKLVLIDLAQPSLDTMARELTLDPDRCVLIAADVSKESEVESFVAATKAKFGRIDVFFNNAGVEGKTGLLIDTDADTLDKILDVNVKGCFFGLKYVLREMIAQGGGAVVNTSSMAGLIGFHSLGVYTASKHAVIGLTRAAAAEVAASKVRVNAVCPGPVETRMMREIEAGISATDPVAVKGQFENLTGLKRYAEPEEIADLVLFLASDKASYITGSMYTIDGGMTGM